A genome region from Natronobeatus ordinarius includes the following:
- a CDS encoding TAXI family TRAP transporter solute-binding subunit, protein MERNIKRRRIITAAGVVGIATIAGCVGEEATDDDGGGDDDGDQVNGDDDGEDNGDDTGDDDEITEDEFEDAEPDEDGEVIVWHAGGTGGTYFPLSGEFKSIVEANTPHGLQVQSTGASVANVGSLEREEADFALIQNDIAYFAYNGTGIEEFEDAAVENLQGVATLYPETIHVITQADSGIETIEDLEGATINTGDLGSGTQVNALQILESAGIDDFDEENTDFATATDQIRDGDIDASFIVGGAPVGAVEELATTEDIALVEVAGDLREQIKADAEWLADDTVEGGTYEGVDDDVETVSVQAMIATHEGVDEGIVEEITEAIFENTGDLTIESEAISADTAQDGMPIDLHPGAETYFD, encoded by the coding sequence ATGGAACGAAACATCAAGCGCCGCAGGATTATCACGGCGGCCGGAGTTGTTGGCATCGCGACAATTGCAGGGTGTGTCGGCGAAGAAGCGACCGACGACGACGGCGGCGGCGACGACGATGGTGACCAGGTCAACGGCGACGACGATGGCGAGGACAACGGTGACGATACCGGCGACGACGACGAGATTACCGAAGACGAGTTCGAAGACGCCGAACCGGACGAGGACGGCGAGGTGATCGTCTGGCACGCCGGCGGTACCGGCGGGACGTACTTCCCGCTGTCGGGTGAGTTCAAGTCGATCGTCGAGGCGAACACACCACACGGCTTACAGGTCCAGTCGACCGGGGCGAGCGTCGCGAACGTCGGCTCGCTCGAGCGCGAGGAGGCCGACTTCGCCCTGATCCAGAACGACATCGCGTACTTCGCGTACAACGGGACCGGCATCGAGGAGTTCGAGGACGCGGCGGTCGAGAACCTCCAGGGCGTCGCGACGCTGTACCCCGAGACGATCCACGTCATCACGCAGGCGGACTCTGGTATCGAGACCATCGAGGACCTCGAGGGCGCGACGATCAACACGGGCGACCTCGGCAGCGGCACGCAGGTCAACGCCCTCCAGATCCTCGAGTCGGCGGGGATCGACGACTTCGACGAGGAGAACACCGACTTCGCGACAGCGACCGACCAGATCCGCGACGGCGACATCGACGCCTCGTTCATCGTCGGCGGCGCGCCCGTCGGCGCGGTCGAGGAGCTCGCGACGACCGAGGACATCGCCCTGGTCGAGGTCGCCGGCGACCTGCGAGAACAGATCAAAGCCGACGCCGAGTGGCTGGCCGACGACACCGTCGAAGGTGGCACCTACGAGGGCGTCGACGACGACGTCGAGACGGTGTCGGTTCAGGCGATGATCGCGACCCACGAGGGCGTCGACGAGGGAATCGTCGAGGAGATCACCGAGGCGATCTTCGAGAACACCGGCGACCTCACGATCGAATCCGAGGCGATCTCGGCCGACACCGCCCAGGACGGGATGCCGATCGACCTGCATCCCGGTGCAGAGACGTACTTCGACTGA
- a CDS encoding TAXI family TRAP transporter solute-binding subunit: MVQHIKRRRFIAATGAAGLATIAGCIGEDAEDDDSGNGDENGDDDELTEDEFEDAEPDEGGEVIVWHAGGTGGTYFPLSGEFKSIVEANSPHGLQVQSTGASVANVGSLEREEADFALIQNDIAYFAYNGTGIEEFEDASVENLRGVATLYPETIHIITQADSGIETVEDLEGATVNTGDLGSGTQVNALQILESAGIEDFDEENTDFATATDQIRDGDIDASFIVGGAPVGAVEELATTEDISLVEVSGDLREQIKADAEWLADDTVAGGTYEGVDDDVETVSVQAMIATHEGVDEGIVEEVTEAIFENTGDLTIESEAISADSAQDGMPIDLHPGAAAYFG, translated from the coding sequence ATGGTGCAACACATCAAGCGCCGCCGCTTCATCGCGGCGACAGGAGCTGCTGGACTGGCAACGATCGCGGGCTGTATCGGTGAAGACGCCGAGGACGATGACAGTGGCAACGGCGACGAGAACGGCGACGACGACGAGCTCACCGAAGACGAGTTCGAAGACGCCGAACCGGACGAGGGCGGCGAAGTGATCGTCTGGCACGCCGGCGGCACCGGCGGGACGTACTTCCCGCTGTCGGGTGAGTTCAAGTCGATCGTCGAGGCGAACTCACCCCACGGCCTGCAGGTCCAGTCGACCGGGGCGAGCGTCGCGAACGTCGGCTCGCTCGAGCGCGAGGAGGCCGACTTCGCCCTGATCCAGAACGACATCGCGTACTTCGCGTACAACGGAACCGGCATCGAGGAGTTCGAGGATGCGTCGGTCGAGAACCTCCGGGGCGTCGCGACGCTGTACCCGGAGACGATCCACATCATCACGCAGGCGGATTCGGGCATCGAGACGGTCGAGGACCTTGAGGGCGCGACGGTCAACACGGGCGACCTCGGCAGCGGCACGCAGGTCAACGCCCTCCAGATCCTCGAGTCGGCGGGGATCGAGGACTTCGACGAGGAGAACACCGACTTCGCGACGGCGACCGACCAGATCCGCGACGGTGACATCGACGCCTCGTTCATCGTCGGCGGCGCGCCCGTCGGCGCGGTCGAGGAGCTCGCGACGACGGAGGATATCTCCCTGGTCGAAGTCTCGGGCGACCTTCGAGAACAGATCAAAGCCGACGCCGAGTGGCTGGCCGACGACACCGTCGCGGGCGGTACCTACGAGGGCGTCGACGACGACGTCGAGACGGTGTCGGTCCAGGCGATGATCGCGACCCACGAGGGCGTCGACGAAGGGATCGTCGAGGAAGTGACCGAGGCGATCTTCGAGAACACCGGCGACCTCACGATCGAGTCCGAGGCAATCTCGGCCGACTCCGCCCAGGACGGGATGCCGATCGACCTGCACCCGGGCGCAGCAGCGTACTTCGGCTGA
- a CDS encoding DUF1850 domain-containing protein: MTDHHDGTPPNTTRLRRRTIVAALASLPLGAGAVAVARSSDRTLVVADADSGDRLLEQPVDDGETVVLAYTHSVEKTPVRDVYEVDDDALRMVRMEFSSFGAGLPTDDVERTDEGFVVHRDDRYEQLSVAPRTIAGHELVVGETRYDLVAIADDRVTISIAFDRFLSADRFAHDMSVLDTTDGLASDVDNGVSRRP, encoded by the coding sequence GTGACCGACCACCACGACGGCACGCCGCCGAACACCACACGGCTCCGGCGACGGACCATCGTCGCCGCGCTCGCTTCGCTCCCGCTCGGAGCCGGGGCGGTAGCCGTCGCCCGTTCGTCCGATCGGACCCTCGTCGTCGCCGACGCGGACTCCGGGGACCGACTGCTCGAGCAGCCGGTCGACGACGGCGAAACCGTCGTGCTGGCGTACACCCACAGCGTCGAGAAGACCCCGGTTCGGGACGTCTACGAGGTCGACGACGACGCGCTCAGGATGGTGCGGATGGAATTTTCCTCGTTCGGTGCCGGGTTGCCGACAGACGACGTCGAACGGACCGACGAGGGCTTCGTCGTTCACCGTGACGACCGCTACGAGCAGCTGTCCGTCGCTCCCAGGACGATCGCGGGTCACGAACTCGTCGTCGGCGAGACCAGGTACGATCTGGTAGCGATCGCCGACGATCGCGTCACGATTTCGATCGCATTCGATCGGTTCTTGAGTGCCGACCGTTTCGCACACGATATGAGCGTTCTCGACACGACAGACGGACTCGCCAGCGACGTCGACAACGGGGTGAGTCGACGACCGTGA
- a CDS encoding TRAP transporter permease, with amino-acid sequence MSDDVNERGRRVTDRAELSEEERDEIISEVTRRRSLRGVALVVVAVVGITFSAFQLWIAARGTIFEATLPLFGEFRLFALQQLQVNTVHVTFALVLAFLLFPTSRGDGFVVRRLARVEPAVRARFGDDHPLTRAVARLAGLVRWAALDPHMNRVAPVDVALIGLALLPMHYTVTQFEEIQHIAFRRFDDTIGVHEMYPILTPVVSAFEAVGVPLGDVSWAFVLGVLGILLVLEATRRTLGLLLMTLVGSFIVYAYWGYLIPRDSAIGALAIQPDTWANIVFNLWYNVEAGVFSTPVSVSVRFIYIFILFGAFLEMSGAGKWFIDLAYSATGTRKGGPAKASVVSSGFMGMLSGSSIANTVTTGAFTIPLMKRSGYSPEFSGAVESSSSSGGQMLPPVMGAAAFLIVEFTGWPYADVIIAATLPAIAFFFGMWVMVHFEAVRGGIGGLPRSELPDVRSKLRTGWFYLIPIVLLVYFLVVARFSINRAGWFTIVSVVALIAVVAAYDEQTRLPLLGSIAALYLAHLGAFVTVGGGLLDAIGVLLGTGTPGDGLTLGEAATAAAADLGTIAILVSVAFLLARPGAEAPLLELEDDVEDAARESARAIGRPGLADNVAYRLGTFVLKSMDSGARTATTVVIAVAAAGVVPGVISVTGLGPNLAALIDAVSGGSMLTLLVLTGIASIIFGMGMPTTAMYIILVAMLGAPIEQTGIAILAGHLFILYFGLMADVTPPVAVAAFAGAGVAKAEEMKTAIIAFLLSLNKVLVPFAFVFSPGIMFLRRGDEGWRVMGWADFADVGFVLTEVAIPVVGMFLGVYALGVTIIGYQFSSVSQVRRALYSIASILLMVPEIPLLLAEAVLALLGIPSALLLFSITFPLRVVGLVMLVVLTHDNRSRSIRGTGVESTATAPGDA; translated from the coding sequence GTGAGCGACGACGTGAACGAGCGAGGGAGACGAGTAACCGACCGGGCCGAACTCTCGGAGGAAGAACGCGACGAAATTATCTCCGAGGTCACCCGCCGTCGGTCGCTCCGCGGCGTGGCGCTGGTCGTGGTGGCGGTCGTGGGGATCACGTTCTCGGCGTTCCAGCTGTGGATCGCCGCGCGGGGGACGATATTCGAGGCGACGCTCCCGCTGTTCGGGGAGTTCCGGCTCTTCGCGCTGCAACAACTCCAGGTCAACACGGTCCACGTCACCTTCGCACTGGTCCTGGCGTTCCTGTTGTTCCCCACGAGCCGCGGGGACGGCTTCGTCGTCCGTCGGCTCGCCCGGGTCGAACCCGCCGTCCGCGCCCGCTTCGGGGACGATCACCCGCTGACGCGGGCGGTGGCCCGGCTCGCCGGATTGGTCCGCTGGGCGGCGCTCGATCCGCACATGAACCGGGTCGCGCCGGTCGACGTGGCGCTGATCGGCCTCGCGCTGCTCCCGATGCACTACACGGTGACGCAGTTCGAGGAGATCCAACACATCGCCTTTCGTCGGTTCGACGACACCATCGGAGTCCACGAGATGTACCCGATCCTCACGCCGGTCGTCTCGGCGTTCGAGGCCGTCGGTGTCCCGCTGGGCGACGTCTCGTGGGCGTTCGTCCTCGGCGTCCTCGGCATCCTGCTCGTCCTCGAGGCGACCCGGCGTACCCTCGGGCTGCTGTTGATGACGCTGGTCGGCTCGTTCATCGTCTACGCGTACTGGGGCTATCTCATCCCGCGCGATTCGGCGATCGGCGCGCTGGCAATCCAGCCCGACACCTGGGCGAACATCGTCTTCAACCTCTGGTACAACGTCGAAGCCGGCGTCTTCTCGACGCCCGTCAGCGTCAGCGTCCGCTTCATCTACATCTTCATCCTCTTCGGGGCGTTCCTCGAGATGAGCGGCGCGGGCAAGTGGTTCATCGACCTCGCGTACTCCGCGACCGGCACCCGGAAGGGTGGCCCGGCGAAAGCGAGCGTCGTCTCGAGCGGGTTCATGGGGATGCTCAGTGGTTCGTCGATCGCCAACACCGTCACGACGGGCGCGTTCACGATTCCGCTGATGAAGCGATCGGGCTACTCGCCCGAGTTCTCCGGCGCGGTCGAATCCTCCTCCTCGTCGGGAGGCCAGATGCTCCCGCCGGTGATGGGGGCGGCGGCGTTCCTGATCGTCGAGTTCACGGGCTGGCCCTACGCGGACGTGATCATCGCCGCGACGCTCCCCGCGATCGCATTCTTCTTCGGAATGTGGGTAATGGTGCACTTCGAGGCCGTCCGCGGCGGGATCGGCGGCCTCCCGCGCTCTGAACTTCCCGACGTTCGCTCGAAGCTCCGCACGGGCTGGTTCTACCTGATACCGATCGTCCTGCTGGTCTACTTCCTGGTGGTCGCACGCTTCTCGATCAACCGCGCCGGCTGGTTCACGATCGTCTCGGTCGTCGCCCTGATCGCGGTCGTCGCGGCCTACGACGAGCAGACGCGGCTCCCCTTGCTGGGGTCGATCGCGGCACTCTACCTCGCCCACCTCGGGGCGTTCGTGACTGTCGGCGGCGGTCTCCTCGACGCCATCGGAGTCCTGCTCGGGACGGGGACGCCCGGCGACGGGCTCACACTCGGCGAGGCGGCGACGGCGGCCGCCGCCGATCTCGGGACGATCGCCATCCTCGTGAGCGTCGCGTTTCTGCTCGCCCGACCCGGCGCCGAGGCGCCGCTGCTCGAGCTCGAGGACGATGTCGAGGACGCCGCACGCGAGAGTGCGCGGGCGATCGGTCGGCCGGGACTGGCGGACAACGTCGCCTACCGGCTCGGGACATTTGTCCTGAAGTCGATGGATTCGGGCGCGCGAACCGCGACGACCGTCGTGATCGCCGTCGCGGCGGCCGGCGTCGTGCCGGGCGTCATCAGCGTCACGGGACTGGGCCCGAACCTCGCCGCGCTGATCGACGCCGTCAGCGGCGGGTCGATGCTGACGCTCCTCGTGCTGACCGGCATCGCGTCGATCATCTTCGGGATGGGGATGCCGACGACCGCGATGTACATCATCCTGGTCGCGATGCTCGGCGCCCCGATCGAGCAGACCGGCATCGCGATCCTCGCCGGCCACCTGTTCATCCTCTACTTCGGCCTGATGGCGGACGTGACGCCGCCGGTTGCCGTGGCCGCGTTCGCCGGCGCCGGCGTGGCGAAAGCCGAGGAGATGAAAACCGCGATTATCGCCTTCCTGCTCTCGTTGAACAAGGTACTCGTTCCGTTCGCGTTCGTCTTCTCGCCCGGGATCATGTTCCTGCGCCGAGGTGACGAGGGCTGGCGGGTGATGGGGTGGGCCGACTTTGCCGACGTCGGCTTCGTCCTCACCGAGGTCGCGATCCCGGTCGTCGGGATGTTCCTCGGCGTCTACGCGCTCGGCGTGACGATCATCGGCTACCAGTTCTCGAGTGTCAGCCAGGTGCGACGCGCGCTCTACTCGATCGCCTCGATCCTGCTGATGGTGCCGGAGATCCCCCTGCTGCTGGCCGAGGCTGTGCTCGCCCTGCTCGGCATCCCCTCGGCGCTGTTGCTCTTCTCGATCACCTTCCCGCTCCGAGTCGTCGGGCTCGTCATGCTCGTCGTCCTCACTCACGACAACCGTTCCAGATCGATCCGCGGGACTGGCGTCGAATCGACGGCGACGGCCCCGGGTGACGCCTGA
- a CDS encoding IMPACT family protein, which translates to MSRTYRTVGEPATASFVVQGSEFIGHVRPVESVEAAEAFVDAVTGEYADATHNVPAYRVRADADGDFLREYSSDEGEPSGSAGKPALNVLAQRDLENVAVVVTRYYGGTNLGVGGLVRAYSRAVKEAVDEAGVVEERPHERISIELTYDDSGTVRGILESEGYQFDAEYGERVHFDVRVPIAEAAAFRDRLRSATSGRVDLE; encoded by the coding sequence GTGAGCCGGACGTACCGAACCGTCGGCGAACCCGCGACCGCGAGCTTCGTCGTCCAGGGTTCGGAGTTCATCGGCCACGTCCGTCCCGTCGAGTCCGTCGAGGCGGCCGAGGCGTTCGTCGACGCCGTCACGGGCGAGTACGCCGACGCGACCCACAACGTCCCCGCCTACCGCGTTCGAGCCGACGCCGACGGCGACTTCCTCCGGGAGTACTCGAGCGACGAGGGCGAACCCTCCGGCTCGGCGGGCAAGCCCGCGCTGAACGTCCTGGCCCAGCGCGACCTCGAGAACGTCGCCGTCGTCGTCACGCGCTACTACGGCGGGACGAACCTCGGCGTCGGGGGGCTGGTCCGGGCGTACTCACGGGCCGTCAAGGAGGCCGTCGACGAGGCTGGCGTGGTCGAGGAGCGACCCCACGAGCGAATCTCGATCGAACTCACGTACGACGATTCGGGAACCGTTCGGGGAATCCTCGAGAGCGAAGGCTACCAGTTCGACGCCGAGTACGGCGAACGCGTGCACTTCGACGTCCGGGTGCCGATCGCGGAGGCGGCCGCGTTCAGAGACCGGCTCCGCAGCGCGACGAGCGGGCGAGTCGACCTCGAGTGA
- a CDS encoding GNAT family N-acetyltransferase, which translates to MRLDVLFPLTPVLDRVRRVSTVAVGLEEPTSPVTIVPLEEENLPAAARVLAAAFATEAFTVATFDRCTGRIEDALERVVEIRLHAHLEASQPVFVATVNDRVVGVAVVDRPGFTTSRLRILRLLASHPVTVSRLCRRLDWRGSYHVGQTVSPPDVLPPASYTLEAIGVDPDAQGEGVGRALLEAVHELVECDVGASGCYLVTADESNRVLYERFGYETVATKRANDLRAYHLFRPNRNA; encoded by the coding sequence ATGCGCCTCGACGTCCTCTTCCCGCTCACCCCCGTCCTCGATCGCGTCCGCCGCGTCTCCACCGTCGCGGTCGGCCTCGAGGAACCCACCTCGCCCGTCACGATCGTCCCGCTCGAGGAGGAGAACCTGCCCGCGGCGGCGCGCGTACTCGCCGCGGCGTTCGCGACCGAGGCGTTCACCGTGGCGACGTTCGACCGTTGTACCGGGCGGATCGAGGACGCACTCGAGCGGGTCGTCGAGATCCGACTGCACGCACACCTCGAGGCCAGCCAGCCCGTCTTCGTCGCGACGGTAAACGACCGGGTCGTCGGCGTCGCGGTCGTCGATCGGCCGGGGTTTACGACCTCTCGCCTGCGGATCCTGCGGCTGCTGGCCTCTCACCCGGTGACGGTTAGCCGGCTGTGTCGGCGACTCGACTGGCGCGGGAGCTACCACGTCGGGCAGACGGTGTCCCCGCCGGACGTGCTCCCGCCGGCGTCCTACACGCTCGAGGCGATCGGCGTCGACCCGGACGCCCAGGGTGAGGGCGTTGGCCGGGCGCTGCTCGAGGCCGTCCACGAGCTGGTCGAGTGTGACGTCGGGGCGTCCGGCTGTTACCTGGTCACCGCCGACGAGTCGAACCGGGTGCTGTACGAGCGATTCGGCTACGAGACGGTCGCCACGAAGCGAGCGAACGACCTGAGAGCCTACCACCTGTTCCGACCGAACCGAAACGCATGA